The following are encoded in a window of Helicobacter ganmani genomic DNA:
- a CDS encoding restriction endonuclease, producing MEILFVSVLILMIFYFFPKKHKNYINKDYEYPNDTQVKHKTHKFSNKSQNKQKGDKYELQIVRHYKQQGYKVYPKGLKEGRRDKGIDIIAYKGKEALLIQCKNWEHSQVKQEHLRIFLGDCTAYLEQNQRIFAKRSVRRVFVTSCESVDYGVKKFLEENDMEYKIIPYFA from the coding sequence GTGGAAATATTGTTTGTATCAGTTCTTATCTTGATGATATTTTATTTTTTCCCTAAAAAACACAAAAATTATATTAATAAAGATTATGAATACCCTAACGACACTCAAGTAAAACATAAAACTCACAAATTTTCTAATAAATCACAAAACAAGCAAAAAGGCGATAAATACGAATTGCAAATTGTTAGGCATTATAAACAGCAGGGTTACAAGGTATATCCTAAAGGACTTAAGGAGGGTCGGCGCGATAAAGGCATTGACATCATTGCATATAAAGGTAAAGAGGCGCTTTTGATTCAGTGCAAGAATTGGGAGCATTCGCAAGTGAAGCAGGAGCATTTAAGAATCTTTTTAGGCGATTGCACCGCATACTTAGAGCAAAATCAAAGGATTTTTGCTAAAAGAAGTGTTCGCCGAGTGTTTGTAACGAGTTGTGAAAGTGTGGATTATGGGGTAAAAAAATTTTTGGAAGAAAACGATATGGAATATAAGATTATTCCTTATTTTGCGTAA
- a CDS encoding site-specific DNA-methyltransferase, which translates to MNYKKAFYSKLEDCYLGVKIKDFEEGNIAKSGFSNLLQIKEQYFNHIKAYLDSQIEGELQSHDIYNKLFTFFDSYLNESGTPFFNDTPAYKNIYAKIYTNSKDTSLFYKTQNLYYVKSDTLYQSLTLSDEQSYEVVFDASEYKQNADNTKNKIIFKFVNVEINDEGKAQILIKVSNQKDLFPNLNNVFKQNSNEFSEEFLKDLKQNTILKDSKIKINEEELKKIFRSYKKQSEIDFFIHKNATAFLREQFDLWMFGYLYKESAIQEWNPEIIAHLQRIKNIAYEVIKLIGDFENELKAVWLKPKFAKKTEYVFSVDKLNPNLMDSITNDKGFKSQIKEWQELNLVDEDFKKEDLLSDEKYKFLPLDTKHFTKETKYKILSSFENLESVLNGELIKADNFQALNSLMPKYQGKVDLIYIDPPYNTGSDGFIYADNFNHTSWLSMINNRLELSKELLNDKGSMFISIDDKEQARLKLVCDEVFGEENFVANFVWQGKYTTSNDAKYASNQNENIFCFSSNIDRFSFNLLARTESMDAAYKNPDNDPKGAWKATPLHAKSGSENNLYTITFPNGISWSAPKGRYPRYSKERLMEIYFENGLYFNKNGGIDKKTYLSEVKQGKTIGTFWSYQEAGSTHEGNEDLASILDKGVFENPKPEKLLKRICEIATKVDSKAEVFEMRNCGFQDKGEGSLVSLNDQDFGVESAICRLKTTPIVLDFFAGSGTTLAVAQKLGRKWLGVEMGEHFYNVIIPRLKKVIAGFQSGISKECAYQGGGAFRYYELESYEEALSHCEYVLECKEPQKVENKNNYKGKDYAKCEAILDYRKSRKLIDKLHKGESVCLDMHTEYRQDFDIFQTIANLMGWKIKRLFLDSKGIESCEFDNGEIVSLDSLDLAKYPKLKNLIWWE; encoded by the coding sequence ATGAACTACAAAAAAGCGTTTTATTCTAAGTTAGAGGATTGCTATTTGGGTGTGAAAATCAAAGACTTTGAGGAAGGAAATATCGCTAAAAGTGGCTTTAGCAATCTACTTCAAATCAAAGAGCAATACTTTAATCATATCAAAGCCTATTTAGATTCACAAATTGAGGGAGAGCTACAATCCCACGATATTTATAACAAGCTTTTTACTTTCTTTGATAGCTATCTTAATGAGAGCGGCACGCCATTTTTTAACGATACTCCCGCTTATAAAAACATCTATGCCAAAATCTATACCAACTCCAAAGACACAAGCCTATTCTACAAAACGCAGAATCTCTATTATGTGAAATCCGACACACTCTACCAAAGCCTCACTTTAAGCGATGAGCAAAGCTATGAAGTCGTATTTGATGCGAGTGAATATAAGCAAAATGCCGATAATACTAAAAACAAAATTATTTTTAAATTTGTAAATGTTGAAATAAATGATGAGGGCAAAGCACAGATTCTTATCAAGGTAAGCAACCAAAAAGACTTATTCCCTAATCTCAACAATGTCTTTAAACAAAATTCTAATGAGTTTAGCGAGGAGTTTTTAAAGGATTTAAAACAAAATACAATCCTTAAAGATTCTAAAATCAAAATCAATGAAGAGGAATTGAAAAAAATCTTTAGAAGCTATAAAAAGCAAAGCGAAATAGATTTCTTTATCCACAAAAATGCGACCGCCTTTTTAAGAGAGCAGTTTGATTTGTGGATGTTTGGCTATCTTTATAAAGAAAGTGCAATTCAAGAGTGGAATCCAGAGATTATCGCACATTTGCAACGCATTAAAAATATCGCCTATGAGGTGATTAAGCTTATAGGTGATTTTGAAAATGAGCTAAAGGCTGTATGGCTAAAGCCCAAATTTGCAAAAAAGACAGAGTATGTTTTTAGTGTGGATAAGCTTAATCCAAATCTTATGGATTCCATAACAAACGACAAAGGCTTTAAATCCCAAATCAAAGAATGGCAAGAATTAAATCTCGTTGATGAGGATTTTAAGAAAGAGGATTTATTAAGTGATGAAAAATACAAATTTTTACCCCTTGATACAAAGCACTTTACCAAAGAGACAAAATATAAGATTCTAAGTAGTTTTGAAAATTTAGAATCTGTGTTGAATGGCGAACTGATTAAAGCGGATAATTTTCAAGCTTTGAATTCGCTAATGCCCAAATATCAAGGCAAAGTAGATTTAATCTATATTGACCCGCCTTATAATACAGGGAGTGATGGCTTTATCTATGCGGATAATTTCAATCACACTTCGTGGCTAAGTATGATAAACAATCGCCTAGAACTTTCCAAAGAGCTTTTAAACGATAAAGGCAGTATGTTTATAAGCATTGATGACAAAGAACAAGCGAGATTAAAGCTTGTGTGTGATGAGGTGTTTGGAGAGGAGAATTTTGTAGCAAATTTTGTGTGGCAGGGAAAATATACAACCTCTAATGATGCTAAATATGCTTCTAATCAAAATGAAAATATTTTTTGTTTTTCTAGCAATATTGATAGATTTAGTTTTAATCTTTTAGCTAGAACAGAATCTATGGACGCTGCTTATAAGAATCCCGATAATGACCCAAAAGGAGCATGGAAAGCTACACCATTGCATGCTAAAAGTGGAAGCGAAAATAATCTTTATACTATTACATTCCCAAATGGAATCTCTTGGAGTGCTCCGAAAGGCAGGTATCCAAGATATTCTAAAGAAAGATTGATGGAAATTTATTTTGAAAATGGACTCTACTTTAATAAAAATGGTGGCATTGATAAAAAAACTTATTTGAGTGAAGTAAAACAAGGTAAAACAATAGGAACTTTTTGGAGTTATCAAGAAGCAGGTAGCACACACGAAGGTAATGAAGATTTGGCTTCCATATTGGATAAAGGAGTATTTGAGAATCCCAAACCCGAAAAGCTTTTAAAGCGCATTTGTGAAATTGCTACAAAGGTAGATTCTAAGGCGGAAGTATTTGAGATGAGAAATTGCGGTTTTCAAGACAAAGGCGAAGGGAGTTTAGTAAGCCTAAATGACCAAGACTTTGGCGTAGAATCCGCGATTTGTCGCTTAAAGACAACGCCTATTGTGCTTGACTTTTTTGCGGGAAGTGGCACAACCTTAGCAGTAGCGCAAAAACTCGGGCGTAAATGGCTAGGCGTGGAAATGGGCGAACATTTTTATAATGTCATTATTCCTCGCCTTAAAAAAGTCATTGCAGGATTCCAAAGTGGAATCTCTAAAGAATGCGCTTATCAAGGTGGTGGAGCATTTCGCTACTATGAATTAGAATCTTATGAAGAGGCGTTAAGCCATTGTGAATATGTGCTTGAGTGTAAAGAGCCTCAAAAGGTGGAAAACAAAAATAACTACAAAGGTAAAGATTATGCTAAATGTGAAGCAATACTAGACTATCGCAAATCCCGCAAACTCATTGATAAGCTACATAAGGGCGAGAGTGTGTGCCTTGATATGCACACAGAGTATCGCCAAGACTTTGATATTTTTCAAACCATAGCAAACCTTATGGGTTGGAAAATCAAGAGATTGTTTTTGGATTCCAAAGGCATAGAATCTTGTGAGTTTGATAATGGAGAGATTGTCTCTTTAGATTCGCTAGATTTAGCCAAATACCCAAAACTGAAAAATCTAATATGGTGGGAGTAG
- a CDS encoding superoxide dismutase has product MFKLRTLPFTEITGFISKETCEYHHGKHHQTYINNLNNLIKGTEFESKGLFEILTKSQGGVFNNAAQVYNHDFYWDCVSPNVSNKSSELDEAIKASFGDMEKFKEAFLNSATTLFGSGWCWLVYNPATSKLEIKQTSNAQTPVTDGLIPVLVVDVWEHAYYIDHRNARPAYLEKFFSHINWEFVSKVFAGAKAQGIDSVKNYTKSLHS; this is encoded by the coding sequence ATGTTTAAATTACGCACATTACCATTTACCGAGATTACAGGTTTTATTAGTAAAGAAACCTGCGAATATCATCACGGCAAACACCACCAAACCTACATCAACAATCTAAATAATTTGATTAAGGGAACGGAATTTGAAAGTAAAGGCTTATTTGAGATTCTCACAAAATCACAAGGAGGCGTGTTTAATAATGCTGCACAAGTGTATAACCATGACTTTTATTGGGATTGCGTTAGCCCAAATGTAAGCAACAAAAGCTCCGAGCTAGACGAAGCCATCAAAGCAAGTTTTGGAGATATGGAGAAATTTAAAGAAGCATTTTTAAATTCCGCCACTACGCTTTTTGGTTCTGGTTGGTGTTGGCTTGTCTATAACCCTGCAACAAGCAAGCTAGAAATCAAGCAAACAAGCAATGCACAAACCCCCGTAACAGACGGGTTGATTCCTGTGCTTGTCGTAGATGTGTGGGAACACGCATATTATATTGACCACAGAAACGCGCGTCCTGCGTATTTGGAAAAGTTTTTTAGTCATATTAATTGGGAATTTGTCTCTAAAGTATTTGCGGGCGCAAAAGCACAAGGGATAGATTCTGTGAAAAACTACACAAAATCTCTCCACTCTTAA
- a CDS encoding saccharopine dehydrogenase family protein encodes MAVVLQIGAGGVGGVVAHKMAQNREVFSRIILASRTLSKCKAIADSIRAKGLGEIEIDEVDADNVESLVALINKYRPKLVVNVALPYQDLSIMEACLRTKTHYLDTANYEHPDSAHFEYKEQWAYDTHYKEAGIYALLGSGFDPGVTNVFCAYAQKHYFDTIESIDILDCNAGDHGYAFATNFNPEINLREVSSKARFWVKDSQSQYAQNFDLSRDSIYRKFEAKEKHFKLESNTQDLKNEPYFNGEWRDIPPLALMKEWDYPEVGVKNSYLLYHEELESLVRNIRGLKRIRFFMTFGESYLTHMKCLENVGLLRVDSVEHKGQKIVPIEVLKTLLPDPASLASRTKGKTNIGCYIKGVKEGKERTIYIYNVCEHEKCFAEVNAQGVSYTTGVPAMIGAKLICEGKWGVGANSVCSDFLRSASDTSLRSMSNTPHSLTSHNLKNSSTTLEFADLKESYNAERLKLNKDMPQGGEAQGVDSKSGAGVWNMEQNDPDPFMRELNIQGLPYVVLEIESNGESKVLEDGRG; translated from the coding sequence ATGGCTGTTGTTTTACAAATCGGAGCAGGCGGTGTAGGGGGCGTTGTCGCGCACAAAATGGCACAAAATCGCGAAGTGTTTTCACGCATTATTTTGGCTTCACGCACATTGAGTAAATGCAAGGCAATCGCAGATTCTATCCGCGCTAAGGGTTTAGGCGAAATTGAGATTGATGAAGTTGATGCGGATAATGTGGAATCCCTTGTGGCTTTGATTAATAAATACCGCCCAAAGCTTGTGGTGAATGTCGCGCTTCCCTATCAGGACTTGAGTATTATGGAGGCGTGTTTGCGCACAAAGACGCATTATTTAGACACTGCAAACTATGAACACCCCGATTCTGCACATTTTGAGTATAAAGAGCAGTGGGCGTATGACACGCACTACAAAGAAGCGGGGATTTACGCACTGCTTGGCAGTGGCTTTGACCCGGGCGTTACAAATGTCTTTTGTGCGTATGCGCAGAAGCATTATTTTGATACAATAGAAAGCATTGATATTTTGGATTGCAACGCAGGAGACCACGGATACGCCTTTGCGACAAACTTTAATCCCGAGATAAACTTGCGTGAGGTAAGCTCCAAAGCGCGATTTTGGGTAAAAGATTCTCAAAGTCAATATGCACAAAACTTTGACCTCTCGCGTGATAGCATTTATCGCAAATTTGAGGCTAAAGAGAAGCATTTTAAATTGGAATCTAACACGCAGGATTTGAAAAATGAGCCATATTTTAATGGTGAATGGCGCGATATTCCACCCCTTGCGCTAATGAAAGAGTGGGATTATCCCGAAGTGGGCGTGAAAAACAGCTATTTGCTTTATCACGAGGAGCTAGAATCGCTTGTGCGTAATATTAGGGGCTTAAAAAGAATCCGCTTTTTTATGACTTTTGGCGAGAGTTACCTCACGCATATGAAGTGCTTGGAGAATGTCGGGCTTTTGCGCGTGGATTCTGTGGAACACAAGGGGCAAAAAATCGTGCCAATAGAAGTGTTAAAGACGCTTTTGCCCGACCCTGCAAGTCTAGCTTCACGCACAAAGGGCAAGACAAATATCGGCTGCTACATTAAGGGCGTGAAAGAGGGCAAGGAGCGCACGATTTATATCTATAATGTATGTGAGCACGAGAAATGTTTCGCAGAAGTCAATGCGCAAGGCGTGAGCTATACGACAGGTGTGCCTGCGATGATTGGGGCGAAGTTGATATGCGAGGGCAAGTGGGGCGTAGGCGCAAATTCGGTTTGTAGCGACTTTTTGAGGAGTGCATCGGACACTTCATTGCGGAGTATGTCTAATACACCTCATTCGCTTACCTCGCACAACCTCAAAAATTCATCTACAACCCTAGAATTTGCGGATTTAAAGGAATCTTACAATGCCGAGCGTCTCAAGCTTAATAAAGATATGCCACAGGGAGGTGAGGCGCAAGGCGTGGATTCTAAAAGCGGTGCGGGCGTGTGGAATATGGAGCAAAACGACCCCGACCCCTTTATGCGTGAGCTAAACATTCAAGGACTTCCTTATGTCGTGTTGGAAATAGAATCTAATGGAGAATCTAAAGTGCTAGAAGATGGGAGAGGATAA